In the Leptotrichia sp. oral taxon 212 genome, one interval contains:
- a CDS encoding aconitate hydratase — translation MGMSLTYKILSNNLIKGELKAGNEIAVRVHQTLTQDSTGTMAYLQLNSMNIEDVATEVSVAYVDHNMLQSSFENADDHEFIKTSAARHNIVFSKPGNGICHRLHLEKFGKPGKILIGSDSHTPTGGGLGMIAIGAGGLDVAIGMARGLYYLKAPKVYNIELKGKLQPWVSAKDIILHVLRKLTVKGGVGYVMEYTGEGINCLSVEDRATITNMGAELGATTSIFPSDELTRDFFIKQSREEDYIEMLPDEDAEYDEKLVVNLDELVPLAAFPHSPDNVHEIPEEKIKVDQIAIGSCTNSSYSDFMKLAAILDGKSVHPDVSLVLSPGSSSIMKMVSENGALSKFIAAGARLLEAACGPCIGMGQAPKSNGISLRTFNRNFKGRCGTMDAGVYLVSTETAAASALTGYLTDPRELGDEIKVDFPEKYDVSDNYYIYPSTDKQERANVEIVMGPNIKPFPVGEKLQDSFTKKVILKTKDNITTDDICPSNAALLPFRSNIPKLSEHCFQTIIPDFKERAEKNNGGIIVGGDNYGQGSSREHAALLPLYLGIKAVIAKSFARIHKANLINSGILPLEFISSADYDSIDEYDELELTDIKESLLKGEFIVKNRTKNTEFKVKFNGSERELKILSYGGYLSFAMSDEF, via the coding sequence ATGGGAATGAGCTTAACCTATAAAATTTTAAGTAATAATTTAATAAAAGGTGAGTTAAAAGCAGGAAATGAAATTGCTGTCAGGGTTCACCAGACTTTGACACAGGATTCTACAGGAACAATGGCATATCTGCAGCTAAATTCAATGAATATAGAAGATGTTGCAACAGAAGTTTCTGTAGCCTATGTAGATCATAATATGCTACAATCAAGCTTTGAAAATGCAGATGATCATGAATTCATAAAGACATCTGCCGCAAGACATAACATCGTTTTTTCAAAGCCTGGAAATGGAATATGTCACAGGCTTCATCTTGAAAAATTTGGAAAACCTGGAAAAATACTGATTGGTTCAGACAGTCATACTCCTACAGGAGGGGGACTTGGAATGATTGCAATAGGAGCAGGAGGACTTGATGTTGCCATAGGAATGGCAAGAGGGCTTTACTACTTAAAGGCTCCAAAAGTTTATAACATTGAGCTGAAGGGAAAACTTCAGCCATGGGTGTCTGCAAAGGATATAATCCTTCATGTTTTAAGAAAACTTACTGTTAAAGGTGGAGTAGGCTATGTAATGGAATATACAGGAGAAGGGATAAACTGTCTTTCAGTGGAGGATAGGGCTACCATTACAAATATGGGGGCTGAACTTGGAGCGACTACTTCCATATTTCCAAGTGATGAACTGACAAGGGACTTTTTCATAAAACAGTCAAGAGAGGAAGATTATATCGAAATGCTTCCTGACGAAGATGCGGAATATGATGAAAAGTTAGTTGTAAATCTGGATGAACTTGTACCTCTTGCGGCTTTCCCGCACAGTCCGGATAATGTTCATGAAATACCGGAAGAAAAAATTAAGGTGGATCAGATAGCAATCGGTTCATGTACGAACTCTTCCTATTCAGATTTTATGAAACTGGCGGCCATTCTGGATGGGAAAAGTGTACATCCTGATGTGAGTCTGGTTTTATCTCCGGGGTCAAGCAGTATTATGAAAATGGTTTCTGAAAATGGGGCGTTGTCAAAGTTTATCGCTGCAGGAGCCAGACTCCTTGAAGCTGCCTGCGGACCATGTATAGGAATGGGACAGGCACCTAAATCAAACGGAATATCATTGAGGACATTTAATAGAAACTTTAAGGGAAGATGTGGAACAATGGATGCCGGAGTGTATCTTGTAAGTACAGAAACAGCTGCCGCATCAGCATTGACAGGATATCTTACGGATCCTAGGGAACTGGGGGATGAAATAAAAGTTGATTTTCCTGAGAAATATGATGTTTCAGATAACTATTATATCTATCCTTCTACTGATAAACAGGAGAGAGCAAATGTAGAAATAGTAATGGGACCAAATATAAAACCGTTTCCAGTTGGAGAAAAGCTGCAGGACAGTTTTACAAAAAAAGTAATATTGAAAACAAAGGATAACATAACAACAGATGATATATGTCCTTCAAATGCGGCATTACTTCCTTTCAGATCAAATATACCTAAACTTTCTGAACACTGTTTTCAAACTATAATTCCTGATTTTAAGGAAAGAGCGGAAAAAAATAATGGTGGAATTATTGTAGGTGGAGATAACTATGGACAAGGTTCGAGCAGGGAACATGCGGCGCTTCTTCCGCTTTATCTTGGAATAAAGGCTGTAATAGCAAAGTCATTTGCGAGAATACATAAGGCAAACCTTATAAACAGTGGAATTCTTCCATTGGAGTTTATCAGTTCTGCAGATTACGATTCCATTG
- the rph gene encoding ribonuclease PH: MRTGRKNDEMREVRVTKNYIMHPEGSVLIEFGNTKVICNATVEEKIPPFLRGSGTGWITAEYSMLPRATNNRVQREASKGKIAGRTMEIQRLIGRALRSSIDLGKLGERTIIIDCDVIQADGGTRTASITGAYLAMELAIEKLIDERKLNEIPIISKVAAISVGKIKNEILLDLEYEEDSKADVDMNIIMNDKGEFIEIQGTGEEATFTQDDLMKFIEVSKNAFEKLFKL; encoded by the coding sequence GTGAGAACTGGTAGAAAAAATGATGAAATGAGAGAAGTACGGGTAACAAAAAATTATATAATGCATCCTGAAGGATCAGTACTTATAGAATTTGGAAATACAAAAGTAATATGTAATGCGACAGTTGAGGAAAAAATCCCACCATTTTTAAGAGGGAGCGGAACAGGCTGGATAACTGCGGAATACAGTATGCTTCCAAGGGCAACTAATAATCGTGTTCAGAGAGAGGCTTCAAAAGGAAAAATCGCAGGAAGGACAATGGAAATACAACGTCTGATTGGAAGAGCCCTGCGTTCATCCATTGATCTTGGTAAGCTTGGAGAAAGAACAATTATAATAGACTGTGATGTCATTCAGGCAGATGGTGGAACAAGAACAGCTTCAATTACAGGGGCATATCTTGCCATGGAACTTGCCATAGAAAAGCTGATTGATGAAAGAAAGCTAAATGAAATACCGATAATTTCAAAGGTGGCGGCAATCAGTGTAGGAAAGATAAAAAATGAAATTCTGCTTGATCTGGAGTATGAGGAAGATTCCAAAGCCGATGTAGATATGAACATCATCATGAATGACAAGGGAGAATTCATTGAGATTCAGGGGACTGGAGAAGAAGCAACTTTTACACAGGATGATCTTATGAAGTTTATTGAAGTTTCAAAAAATGCTTTTGAAAAATTATTTAAACTGTAA
- a CDS encoding PTS glucose transporter subunit IIA: MGLFDLFKGKKEAETQEFDGKVVAPISGRLLPLSEVPDEVFAQKMIGDGVAIEPSESGTMLAPADGKLEKIFETNHAFSIVTPSGLEIFVHFGMDTVKLEGKGFERLVNEGDVVKKGTPLIKYDYDFLKENAKSIITPVIISNPDEFGALNGVESGSAVAGETLVLNVQKK; encoded by the coding sequence ATGGGTTTATTTGATTTATTCAAAGGAAAGAAAGAAGCTGAAACACAGGAATTTGATGGAAAGGTAGTTGCACCAATTTCAGGAAGACTTTTACCTTTATCAGAAGTACCTGATGAAGTATTCGCTCAAAAAATGATAGGAGATGGAGTAGCTATCGAACCATCAGAATCAGGGACAATGTTAGCGCCTGCAGATGGAAAACTTGAAAAAATATTTGAAACAAACCATGCATTTAGTATAGTAACACCTTCAGGATTGGAAATATTTGTTCACTTTGGAATGGATACAGTAAAATTGGAAGGAAAAGGTTTTGAAAGACTGGTAAATGAAGGAGATGTTGTAAAAAAAGGAACTCCGTTAATAAAGTATGATTATGACTTCTTAAAGGAAAATGCAAAATCAATAATTACTCCTGTAATTATTTCAAATCCGGATGAGTTTGGAGCATTGAATGGTGTAGAATCAGGAAGTGCTGTAGCAGGAGAAACATTAGTTTTAAATGTTCAAAAGAAATAA
- a CDS encoding ATP-binding protein, producing the protein MENIHDNKISGIGNAVCETVLPAVPLQPLKEIERSIQKKYRNELWSPFIRALKEFELVEEGDRIAIAISGGKDSLLLSKLFQELRRASKTNFELVFISMNPGFNDINLQNLKKNLDYLEIPCEIYNDNIFEIAEQIAKDYPCYMCAKMRRGSLYTKATSLGCNKLALGHHFDDVVETTLMSIFYMGKFETMLPRLKSDNFDIELIRPLFYVEEKSIIKWVRNNGILPMNCGCTVAAGKTSSKRRETKELLAQLVKNNPDIKKRIIQSTQNVNLEKILGWKTSEGKFSYLNKV; encoded by the coding sequence ATGGAAAATATACATGATAATAAAATTTCAGGAATTGGAAATGCAGTATGTGAAACAGTTCTGCCAGCAGTCCCTCTTCAGCCTCTGAAAGAAATTGAAAGAAGTATTCAGAAAAAATATAGAAATGAGCTCTGGTCACCTTTTATACGTGCATTAAAGGAATTTGAACTTGTTGAGGAAGGAGACAGAATAGCCATTGCAATTTCAGGTGGAAAAGACAGCCTTCTGCTTTCAAAGCTTTTTCAGGAACTGAGAAGAGCAAGTAAAACTAACTTCGAACTTGTATTTATTTCTATGAACCCCGGCTTTAATGATATCAATTTACAGAATCTTAAAAAAAATCTGGATTATCTGGAAATCCCGTGTGAAATCTATAATGATAATATTTTTGAAATTGCTGAACAGATTGCAAAGGATTATCCATGCTACATGTGCGCTAAAATGAGAAGGGGAAGCTTATATACAAAGGCCACTTCCCTTGGATGCAACAAACTTGCCTTGGGACATCATTTTGATGATGTAGTCGAAACAACACTTATGAGCATATTCTATATGGGAAAATTCGAAACGATGCTTCCAAGACTTAAATCTGATAATTTTGATATTGAACTCATAAGACCGTTATTTTATGTTGAAGAAAAATCAATTATAAAATGGGTTAGAAATAATGGAATATTACCTATGAACTGCGGCTGTACTGTTGCCGCCGGAAAAACTTCCAGCAAAAGAAGGGAAACAAAGGAACTTCTTGCACAGCTTGTAAAAAATAATCCTGATATTAAAAAAAGAATAATTCAATCCACACAGAATGTAAATCTTGAAAAAATACTTGGCTGGAAAACTTCCGAAGGAAAATTTTCCTATCTAAATAAAGTATAG
- a CDS encoding tRNA1(Val) (adenine(37)-N6)-methyltransferase, with amino-acid sequence MRKNGEETKTVLDGMEIIQRNDFQNFTLDSVLLGDFVKINRKTKKILDIGTGCGVISLILAKKSKAQITGIELQPEMSELAEKNAENNNFRNQIRIVNEDIKNYERIFKKDEFDVIVTNPPYFDYDGNINQINNLEQISRARHNVDITIEEIIGISAYLLKNNGSFSMVFRSDRLVEVLGLLTKYNLEPKRMKNCYTGKGKNAKISIVEAIKDAKKGFTIEEAIYVYDEKGEKTEYIKKLYGRDI; translated from the coding sequence ATGAGGAAAAATGGAGAAGAAACAAAAACAGTACTGGACGGAATGGAAATCATACAGAGAAATGATTTTCAGAACTTTACTCTTGATTCCGTCCTGCTCGGGGATTTTGTAAAAATAAACAGGAAAACAAAAAAAATACTTGATATAGGGACAGGATGCGGTGTTATTTCTCTTATTCTGGCAAAAAAATCAAAAGCTCAAATAACTGGTATAGAACTTCAGCCGGAAATGTCTGAGCTGGCAGAAAAAAATGCAGAAAATAATAATTTTCGTAATCAGATCAGGATAGTAAATGAAGATATTAAGAATTATGAAAGAATATTTAAAAAAGATGAGTTTGATGTTATAGTTACTAATCCGCCATATTTTGATTATGATGGAAATATTAATCAGATAAATAATTTGGAACAGATAAGCAGGGCAAGACACAATGTTGATATAACGATTGAGGAGATAATAGGAATATCAGCCTATCTGCTTAAAAACAATGGTTCCTTTTCAATGGTTTTTAGAAGTGACAGGCTGGTTGAAGTACTTGGATTGCTCACAAAATATAATTTGGAGCCGAAACGGATGAAAAACTGCTATACAGGAAAAGGTAAAAATGCTAAGATATCTATTGTTGAAGCGATAAAGGATGCAAAGAAAGGTTTTACAATTGAAGAGGCGATATACGTGTATGATGAAAAGGGTGAAAAAACAGAATATATAAAGAAATTATATGGGAGGGATATTTAG
- the glyA gene encoding serine hydroxymethyltransferase, with protein sequence MKYIKDYDLEVYNAILEEEKRQEEGIELIASENFVSKAVMEAAGSVFTNKYAEGYPERRYYGGCVNADTVEQLAIDRLKKIFGAKFANVQPHSGSQANMGVYVSLLEAGDKILGMGLSSGGHLTHGYKVNFSGKNYIGIEYGLNPETELLDYDEVRRLAVQEKPKIIVAGASAYSRIIDFKKFREIADEVGAYLMVDMAHIAGLVAAGEHPNPMEYADIVTSTTHKTMRGPRGGIILTNNEEIAKKIDKAIFPGIQGGPLMHIIAAKAVAFKEALSPEFKEYQKQVVKNAKAMADALVKGGLRIVSGGTDNHLMLVDLRPKGVTGKLAEESLEKAGITCNKNAIPNDPEKPFITSGVRLGTPAITARGMKEDESVKISEMIIKVLENVNDDEKIAEVRNEVLRLTEKFPLYKGK encoded by the coding sequence ATGAAATATATTAAGGATTATGATTTAGAAGTATATAATGCAATATTGGAAGAAGAAAAAAGACAGGAAGAAGGAATAGAATTAATAGCATCAGAAAATTTTGTATCAAAGGCAGTTATGGAAGCTGCAGGTTCCGTCTTTACAAATAAATATGCGGAAGGATATCCTGAAAGAAGATATTACGGGGGATGTGTGAATGCAGATACTGTGGAACAGTTGGCGATTGACAGGCTAAAGAAAATTTTCGGGGCAAAGTTTGCAAACGTTCAGCCACACTCAGGATCGCAGGCTAATATGGGAGTTTATGTTTCATTGCTGGAAGCAGGAGATAAAATTCTTGGAATGGGTCTGAGTTCAGGTGGACATCTGACACATGGATACAAAGTGAATTTTTCAGGGAAAAATTACATAGGAATTGAATATGGATTGAATCCTGAAACTGAGCTGCTGGACTATGATGAAGTGAGAAGGCTTGCTGTTCAGGAAAAACCAAAGATAATTGTTGCAGGGGCAAGTGCTTACTCAAGAATAATAGATTTTAAGAAATTCAGGGAAATTGCTGATGAAGTTGGAGCTTATCTGATGGTGGACATGGCACATATTGCAGGACTTGTAGCGGCAGGAGAACATCCAAATCCAATGGAATATGCTGATATTGTAACTTCAACAACTCATAAAACTATGAGAGGACCTCGTGGTGGAATAATACTTACAAATAATGAAGAAATAGCTAAAAAGATAGATAAGGCAATATTTCCAGGTATTCAGGGAGGACCGTTGATGCATATAATAGCTGCGAAGGCAGTGGCATTTAAGGAAGCTCTGTCACCTGAATTTAAGGAATATCAGAAACAGGTCGTGAAAAATGCAAAAGCTATGGCGGATGCACTTGTAAAAGGTGGACTGAGAATAGTAAGCGGAGGTACGGATAATCATTTAATGCTGGTAGACTTAAGACCTAAGGGAGTTACAGGAAAACTGGCTGAAGAAAGTCTTGAAAAAGCAGGTATAACTTGTAATAAAAATGCCATTCCGAACGATCCGGAAAAACCTTTCATAACAAGTGGAGTAAGACTTGGAACACCTGCAATAACAGCAAGAGGAATGAAAGAAGATGAATCTGTTAAAATTTCGGAAATGATAATAAAAGTACTGGAAAATGTCAATGATGATGAAAAAATAGCGGAAGTTAGAAATGAAGTTCTGAGACTGACAGAAAAGTTTCCTCTTTATAAGGGAAAATAA